The following is a genomic window from Rhododendron vialii isolate Sample 1 chromosome 9a, ASM3025357v1.
CTTCATCTTTACTGCATTCATCCTCTGATTGGGGTGCCAATTGCAGTCTCCTCCTTGTTTTCTAAATGTGAAAGAAATAAATCAATGGAGGAGTAACATATGATATCTATAGTCCAAATTGACAGAAGGATGAAATTTTTACCCTTTTAAATGTCACCAGTGTCTCAGAATCTTCAGCAATTTCTGGAGAACTGGCTTGTCGATCGGGCAAGTCAAGACCTTTCATTGCATCCGCCATCAGTGGGGGATCTCGCAAAGCACTCCGAGCTTGAGAAGTCCTGCTTCTTTTCCTAGAGGGAAGTGAAACCTCAGGTTGCTTCCCTTTGTCTTGGCCTTTTGGGCCTCTTGAGACATAAGCTTCCTCAGGAACTAAAACAATGAGAAATAGTTAATAAGGTTTAGGACTCTATGTCTACAAAATAAAGAGGGATGATTTTATGAAAAGATACTTGACGAGGATTCTTCAGGATCAAGTCTCAAGAGACAGTTGCTCAGATCTTTATTGAAGATGGTGGGTTTGATGCAGTCCCAAAACAATTTGAATTCTGAAGTAAGAGAAGGTTCGGCCACAAAACTTGCTAGTTGGAAGCTGGCCTTGATGCCTTGAAATTGTCCAATCAGTTCTGTAATTAGAGAGGTCTGGGTCACAATTGGCCTCGTTTTGGCTAAGTCCTTAATCCTTGGATGTGTATGAGGGACAGGGATCCCTTGTGACAGACCAAATTGCCGAGCACACTGATTTGGCATGTAGACTTCGAAACTGCAATTGGAAAAACATGTGGTCGAGGGGGAGAATTCTATCGACAGGAATCTTGATATCAAAACGCTAGCCCAAAATTCATTAACTGTTTGGGCTGGCACCAAAAATTTGAGGATAGGTTCAATCCTTCGTGATGACGAGTACCGAAAGTCCTTAAAAGGCAGCCAGGTAGGAGAGTCCTCAAGAAGAGGGCTATGGAAAGCTGTGAAGTACCTTTTGAAGGATGAGTCTTCATGCTTGGGCTCATGAGCTAAAAAATATTCTGCGTAGCTCAAACACTTACCCCCATCTTTCCTTCTTGGAAAATAACTTAAGGGtttaagaaatgaaaaataggCATACAGCCATGCCTGGAGAATCCAAAAAGGGCCACCACAGTTACTGGTGATCTTATTATTTGTGAATGTCCACAACCCTTTATATAATGTCCCTAGTACAAAGGGAGCTAAAGCAAGCTGTGCATCTTGAGCTAGGCAGATAGCCAAACGGACATATTCCTTGGTGATCTTTAAACCAGACACACATAGCACGTATTTATTGAGCCAATACAAATAAAAGGCCACTTTCTCAGTAAATGATGGTTCTCTGAGATCAGAAGTGCAAAAAAGGGATATAAAGTGTGAATAACTCCACGAATTATCAGTAGAGGCCTCAAACGGTGGATCACAAGGACGATGATCCAAGGCAGCGTTAACTTCTGCACCTATACACGGTAGGCCAGTCAAATGAGCAATGTCTAAAACTGTGGGACTCATGGGGCCGTACAGAAAAACAAAGGTGTTGGATGAAACGGACCAAAAACAGGCGGCAGCAGCAATCAAATTAGGGTTAAATTCAAAAGCCTGTGTGGATAGGTCTATGGTTTCGTAAATTCCCATGGCACGCCACGAGAGGTGTAAGTATCCCCTCATACGGTCTACCCACTTGGTCCAAGATGGAAATACAGAGGGCCATGATCGGATTGTCCCTCTGGTATTCCAGCCAGTGCGAAGGAGACCTGGGAGCGAGAGGAGCAAGGGCTCATCAAAATTCACCGGATAGTAGGTTGGTAGTGAATCAGGAGGGGTTGGAGAGTAAATAGGGCCCAGTATGAATCTAGAGGGACAACCAACTACAGGaataaaataaagaggaaaCTGTGGTGCCTCCCGTAGGCATTGAGGATACCTTGGGGGATAGGACTTTGTTGGGGTTTCCCTTTTCTGAGAACTCGATGTTTTCTTCTGAGTTGACTGAGGAGACGACGATTTGGAGAAAGCTTTGGAAGCCATTGCTTTGCCTTGAGGAGCTTTCTTGCGCGCCATCGATTCGGGAGTTGATGGTTTCAAACGATGCcctaattttttataaacaagAGAATATATATACGTTGGAAGAGCCTCGTGTGTTAATCACGCCTTTTGGAAAAGGCAAAGGAATTATTTATTcgagttaaatgattttttaactcaaacaaataaggggggcattgtttgtaccacaattaagatttctatttttacccgtcgatcAGGTGACACGTGGCAGGGGTAAATATGAGCAAATGTGAGGATAGAATGGACTTAACTTAATGATTCAGAGTAGAGGTGAATCGATGgtgaaactataaaaagtctTGTCCATCGATTGGCCTACACGTGGCGTATTCTTGTGGCATTTTggaccgtcgatcgggtgacaggtgtcaaatggacgtggatcccatgattccacgattgAAGAGGATGGAAACCGCAATCAACGAGACAATTTTctcaacgtgggcatgatcggcagttgaagGAGGTTCATAATCAGAATCCGAGAAGTTTTCAACTGCCACTTTGGGGGGGAATTCgaagttttgaattcaaatgtaatgtaaggaggcctatttaagtacaagttagtagcagtttcaagCACagacaaacaacgccaatcaggcttttatcttttcttttctaggagtagaattaacttgtaattgttcactcaatcatctcgattgattgttcttctactttgagggttaataaagtccattttgttaatcttcttccatacttcacccacttcattgtttgtttccaaagaagtcctgaaatacggcaaggaaccaaacttcacttttcacacccacattccagcaagcttacgatacgatttttccgtcgattggaaagaaagcGAGAATTTTGATAACACATACCATCCTAACGAAGAGCATATATTCAAAAAGGTCCGTCTCAACCTATCGGCACAATTTCTTTCGAAAGGGTATTAGTAAATTAATACGTTGGTTTAATATTGACGTACAATTAATATGAAAATTGCACTAAAAGAAAACATGGATTTACCGGCATTTTTTTCCAAAGCGCCACAAGGCCAACCAATGATGACGTTTCTAAAACACTGGATAACGTATCTTCCAAACCAACATGGGTTAAGTTAACTCCGTTAGCTTCCCAAGAGGCCGGGACATGCGTCTAAGTTTACAGCTGTGTGAGTCTACAGTTGCCCATCTCTATCTCCTTTCTCTATAGAATTACATTCCCTTCATTCCAAAAGATTGTCAACTATGCAAGGCGAGAACTTAAAAAAAGTGTGGTTTTATTAACcgaaaaaaatagtatttctaattttctcattttgcgTAGTATAGACAATTTCTTTGGAGTGAAGCTTATATTTTTTGACCACACATTTCATCCTGTCGTATGCGATTTTGTGCATATATTTTTGGTTAATTGAGCTACAAGAGTTAAGCTAATTCTCGAACACCCTGTCGAAAATTTCTGGAGCTGCCATTGACGTCTGCAGTACCCTTAAAATCGTTCATTTCCATCAtctatctcccaaacactacttgtgttgcaaaatgcattatgcatatatttttcaaacactctacagattcaataatatattctgattataatccaaaaagtcaaaaaattaaaaattttaattaaaagttgaaaaatagcctccccccccccccccccaaatgaAACTCGCCCTTAATGTAGTTTGGCTCTTGAAGTTTATATTGGAGTATGTGGGTATTCTAGCCCCCACCCCACAAATGAAACTCGCCCTTAATCTAGTTTGGCTCTTGAAGTTTATTGGAGTATGTGGGTATTCTAGCCTCCCAAACGCTctacatttttaattttttttttgggtaatgtaGGATGTTTcggccagcttgcgcgcactTCAGACTAATCTCTATAGCCCATTCCGTtgccgtttcacacgcttatgTGTGGGGTGAGGCAGCTCCAAGAGTAGTTGGTAAGGAGAAttgaacctgagaccttaggatAGAGGAAACACTTACGACAACCACTTAGCTTTCGATTCGAGATTCAAAGGTAAGGTCCATAAGGAGTTAAAAGATTCGAACCCCATGGCCATGTACCTCACCCCAACTCGACAACCATGTTTACAACTACAATGACAAAACTCAGCATAAAAGGTTCCATACCATTTTTTATAAGTAGGATCCATTGATAATGTTAATAAATGCAGACAAATGTTGAATTGAACAAAACTAAGCTCAAAAGTCAAGCTTCGGAACCAAGGCCCTCAGATGCGCTTTTGGCAACCATAAATTATTTCCCCAGACCAGTTCAAAGAAGATGTTTTTCATCTGAAACTTTacctctatatatactcctatacaACTGCTCTCAAACCATTGCCACTACTACTTCAACCAACAATATTTCCTCCACATTCACACAAAGAAAACACCATTTGCCGAACAAGCCCAATGGGAGAGGAATACAAAGCAGGGTCTCCCTTGGCACCTGCCAATGGTTATTACCGGAGCGACCAAGAGGCGAGCAGAGCAACCTCGTCTGAGCTCCGAAGCCAGAAAAGCAAGAAATGGTTGTTGTACGGCGTGGCCTTTGTCATTTTCCAAACTGGAATCATCGTGCTCTTCTCACTGACGGTTATGAAAGTCCGAACTCCTCAATTCCACGTCAGGTCCGGCGTTCTCAGTGTCCAAACAAACGGGACGACAAACCCCGCTACGTACAACCTGATGTTGAACGCCGTACTGGGAGTGAAGAACACCAATTTTGGCCCTTACAAATACGAAAACTCCACTATCTACTTCTTCTACAACGGCACACGAGTCGGGAGCGCTGAAATCCCAGATTCAAAAGCTGGTTTccgaacaacaaaaaaaatcaatgttgCAGCAAACCTGGTTGACCCAGCAGCTGCAGGGAATAGTACCGAATTAATGTTTAATATTTTGAATTCAGGGACTTTGCCTCTGATTGGCCAATCGACTTTGAACGGAAAGGTGGAGCTCATGTTTGttttcaagaagaagaaagctaTTAATTTGGATTGTACCATGGATGTCAATCTCCCGACGAAGGAACTCCAGAATATCCAGTGCAATTgataatattaatttttttgttccttttttgaTCGGCTACTATAGCCCATGTATGTTGGTCACTTATGGATGATATTCTTCCAGTTGTGTTTTGAATAAACTAGATGGCATTATACATATGATTTTCTGGTAATGGATGTTTCAGAGTCAATGTCCTTCATTGCTCTTGTACGATCATTTCAGAAGTTTGATTTGGCCAGGGTTCATTGTACGTACCTCAGTTTGCTAAGTTACCAAATTAGCTTGAGCCAAGATTTTAAGCTCATTTGGTAAACTAGAAGAACGCCAGTTGTTAAAGTTCGGTTGAACATCTTCTTTCACGATACACAACTCTCATCATCGTTGTTTGAAAAGTGATTTGACAAGAAAGGTGCTTTCATTCATGTATCATTGAatgggaaaatttttcagtgccgagcggttaccacgtggtgcccactcgcactacaagaaaaagtatgtttaatgacgaaaaagtggcgacaaaatttaatttcgtcgctaaatgagtatatttggcgacaaaaaaataaattcgttaCTGTTTTGATAATTTCCTTGACGAAATTAATTTGTCacaaattataactatttagcgacgaaaaagatatttttgtcaccaaaggctcctatttggtgacgaaataaaattttcgtcgccaaaagagtaaaaaaggagacgaaattattttttgtcgccaaagataactattcggtgacggaaaaaatattttgtcgccaaatgaaccaatttggcgacgaaaaatattttcgtcttctttttacattttcagtgacgaaaaatttatcctttggtgacgaaatttatgaattacgctttgtcaccacatatatttcgggcataactctttgctcagaactccgattgagataatttaaattgggtttgaccaataacataaaaagctatgactttcatgtttattaaaattgctaattttaatgtttaatagttcaaaataccgttcaaaatatattttaatgttcaatgtatgtgttatatattagatatttcaaacatatgctgaaaagtttgtgtggtgtagttggttaaagatTGTGTGCAAAACTttggagactcgggttcgaaaccccgcaggagcgagaaagtgagatttttttcacatataagaatgtctttcgcgacgaaaaatttcgtcaccgatgggtcacctttgacgagtcaaagagaataatttgtgacgaaattttttgtcatcaaaaaagcacaatattaataggtgacgaagaaaatttcgtcaccaagtcatttttccgtgacgaaatttttcgtcaccaaaaggcactataggtgacgaaaaatagatttcgtcaccaggtaggaatcctcgataacctttagtcgacaaattttttttcgtcacctatattatttgtgacgaaaaacatacaatttgcgacgattttcattcgtcacccaatgcaatttttcttgtagtgtcgggcatccgagccatccattgcATGTTTAAACGgcttagatttggagagagagaaaggagagaggaaATGTTggaatgagaggagagagagggtttcaatctgaactgtccaaaaatgtatcagacggctcggatgtgccaAATGGGTACTATTTAGGATATACCCGCTCGACACTGAAAAATCACTCCATTGATTGCCTTTAAAACATAACCCTAGCATTTCTTAATATAGACTACATACATGACTTGGTGATTAAGAAACCTGAACCAACTAAGAAACATGCATTATAAAGATACCAAGACTAACTATAGGAAACGTGAATAATAAACTAGTACTAATTAAGAAGCATGAAGAATAGAACCTAAAAAACATGGTAACataatactcccttcgtcccaaattctttattcggtccgcaaaacggagtgttaaaaataatacaattttttcaagaaaaaattcaaacttttttcacaaattaaaaatacttattgatatctagtaagttgttgaaaaacttttgatttttttgttgcaaaaattgtattatttttaacactccgttttgcggaccggacaaagaatttgggacggaaggagtatctcgtaatattatgtttttttttttgaatggcgaaaAAGATATATTTCATTAAAATGGATGAAGTACATCGATAAAAAGGGCGAGAAAATGTAGCATCACAATGTGAGAGTAACATCCCAACGAGGTTGGCACCCTACCCCACAACAATCATATGCTATTCAAGCCCAAGGATTGATAAGAAATCAACCCAACCAAAACACAATTAGAGAACCCAGTTAGGCATACAAAGCAATAAGTGGAAGTTGAAAAACTTCCCATTAAGATTAGGACAGAATGTCAAAGCAAGATTCCATTGAACCCAATTGGAGATAATCGACTTGGCAGAAGGGCACTTTGCAGCCCTTGCATCAGAATGGATTTTCCGAATGGGTAATCAAAATGGTGGTAGTATTAGGCTTTTACTAAAGCAAGAGCAGATCAGCAGCAGCAACAGTAGGTATATCAGTAGCAGCAACAAGTTATGTCAGTAGCAACTACACACTTTCAGAATTCAGTGCAAATTTGACAACAGGGGCCAACAGATAGTGATAATCCTGAACATTGAATCCAGCAAATGGCCAACAATAAACTTTCCAGCAAACGCGCAACATTGAAATCCAGTAAACGGGCAGCAGAAGAAACTTGCATCTCGTAATATTATGTTAACAGTCATCATCTACACGACCTAAGATCTTGGATCTTGGCTAGCTGAAGCTCAAATCAGTTTTCATTATGTATCGAATGTAGAAAGAGCACATATTAATTATATTCGTTGGGTATGGCATAGTTTTATATCCTAATTGATCATTTGCATCTCAAATTACCGTAATACCGGTGTTTAGGTCTTAACTCCGACATTGTCGGTGAAGTAGCAAACCAAGATTGAATTAGGTTTCACAAACCAAGAAAAATGACCCCAATTGTTGGCGTAATGTGAAGACAATATATAGGATCCACATGGAAGGAAAACGATCATTCAAGGATATATTATTGTGCACGTACAACAGGCTAATGTGACATCTATATATTTTGTAGTAGGCCAAACATCACAGATCAAGCATGATAGATCCGTGTTCGGTGAAGCAATCGAACCATCTTGCCAGATAGGTCGGGTTCGCCGAACATAAAGGTCCGACAGGCTGTAAGCGGCAACATGCGTGCTTGGCAGTACTAACTAGGGGCTGATTCACCATGATTGAGAACGAATCCTTAGCGCTCGGCACCATGTGCCCGACAGATAGGATCGAGTGTGCCCGACAGATAGGATCGGGTACGAACGAAGCGCCAGCTCACCCACGTGGTTGCAACCGCCTCGACCGTAACGTCATCCGAGCGGTTACACAATCAGATAATCATGAATGCACATGGGGTGTCAGCTCATATTTCAGATGCTTTCGGAACCCTAATCCTGACGTCAGAGTGACGTCGACCGACTCGTGTGAGGCACATGTGCTTGCTTGGGGAGCAAGCAACAAGTAGGTACCCTATAAATATCAAGTGATGGCAACCCTAGAGAGGTACACTATAACTTACACTAAAAACCCTAGAATACTTTGCCCTCTCTCTACActttctcatcctctcgccggagggtcTTCCCGGAGAACCTTCGGCCAGATCCTTTAGACGTGCATTGCTTGTGCAAACTAGGTCGAAGGGCTAGGACACCAACCATTCATCATATCTACCAAAGAGGAGCTTGGACCTGAGGTCATGCTGCCTACATATTTATCCATATATAATTAAGCAAGAATGACGTTACCCACATCAATATGATGTACGTGCATGACTGcatgttattttttaaaattaggaGTATGTTAATATTCAGTTTCGTAAAATATAGTCTTACTATGCGTTAATACAGTTCATATATAAGACTCGCGTGCTTCATTAATTTAGTAGTGTAGAAGGATATTTAAGGAGACTTTATTAGAGGAGACCGTTTCCTAGCTATATgctaatatatttttgtttatttattgtaTTTGTGAATAGACAATGTGACTCTTTTTCAACGAAACCAATTATAGTATATAAAAGGTGGGTACTATATATAAAGAGGGGGAAAAAGAATAAGAGCCAACAATTTGACCCCAAGAACTTCTGGTAAACTATGGAAGGACTTGGCAATCCCTTGACTTGGAGTACATCATAAGGGGGCCCATATATTATATTATCTTAGTGACGCATCGGGATTCGAGAAATTAAAAGATAAACTCTgagaatattattgataaaaaattgaCTGCATAATATGATTACAATCCTTTTTATAAGAAAAAGGCCGTAATATATCCTAGCAAAACtaccataaaaaaatgaagtaaactAAGAAAATTGgaaactagaaagaaaaattagacTTTCCCAACTGAAACGGAATTGTACGCTAAGAgtaattgaaaaatattaaattgaAGGCCTAAATGAAGGAAATCCACAATCAGTCATGACTTTAGGGTGGTGAGTCTTGACCGCAACGTAATTCTGGTTCAGCCCACCAACTAGCGTACCATCGAAGAAGAAGTAGATAGTGGAGTTTTCATATTTGTAAGGGCCGTGATAGGTGTTCTGCACTGCAAGTACGGCGTTGATCCTTGCGTTCAATGAAGGCATGGAGGTGGTGTTGTCGAGAAAAGAAGTCCGGGCATTGATAGCATCAACCGTGGCGGATCTAAGCTGGAATTGTGGACTTCGGAGATCAGAACCGTCATTGAGAAGAGTATGATGATTCCGGtgagaaaaataacaaagtccaCGCAGTAAAACAACAATTTCTTCTTTCGTTGGCGTCAGAGATCGGATTAACTCCCTTGCCAATAAACTTGTTCGGAAATACTAGATTTTTGTTTCCCGGGTTGGCTTAGAAAGTAGTGAAGGGATTTTGGATACTTTCTTTGGGAAGGTGACGGAAACGTTGGTGGTGGAAGTGAAAATGGTTTAGGAGCAGGGGAATATAAAGAGGGAAATTTTCACAGATGAAAAACACTCCTTAATTTATGGAAGTAGGGTTGTTATTTTTAGCAATATTTGTATTCTTGTTATGTTGTTTTGCTTTTTCGGTGGATAGGAATACACATGATTGTATTCACCTGAGATCATAGATGAGCATATTTAAGTAA
Proteins encoded in this region:
- the LOC131299893 gene encoding uncharacterized protein LOC131299893, producing the protein MGEEYKAGSPLAPANGYYRSDQEASRATSSELRSQKSKKWLLYGVAFVIFQTGIIVLFSLTVMKVRTPQFHVRSGVLSVQTNGTTNPATYNLMLNAVLGVKNTNFGPYKYENSTIYFFYNGTRVGSAEIPDSKAGFRTTKKINVAANLVDPAAAGNSTELMFNILNSGTLPLIGQSTLNGKVELMFVFKKKKAINLDCTMDVNLPTKELQNIQCN